In a single window of the Prochlorococcus marinus str. AS9601 genome:
- a CDS encoding low molecular weight protein-tyrosine-phosphatase: MNKISVLFVCLGNICRSPAAEAIFISLLENKGLTDGFIVDSAGTGSWHIGKKADSRMRIAAERRDIHILSRARQITSKDFGEFNYILAMDDSNFRNIQDLKNRTASTGFASIKKIQNFRSVFNEQEVPDPYFGGDEGFDYVLDILEDSVSGFLESIS, from the coding sequence ATGAATAAAATTTCTGTTCTTTTTGTATGTTTGGGAAATATTTGTAGGTCTCCTGCAGCAGAAGCTATCTTTATAAGTCTACTTGAAAACAAAGGACTAACCGATGGCTTTATTGTAGATTCTGCTGGAACTGGGAGTTGGCATATTGGAAAAAAAGCTGACTCAAGGATGAGAATTGCGGCAGAAAGAAGAGATATACATATCTTAAGCAGAGCTCGTCAAATTACTAGCAAAGATTTTGGCGAATTTAACTATATTCTTGCGATGGACGATTCAAATTTTAGAAATATTCAAGATCTTAAAAATAGAACAGCTTCAACTGGTTTTGCATCAATTAAAAAAATACAAAATTTTAGATCAGTTTTTAATGAGCAAGAAGTTCCTGACCCATATTTTGGAGGTGATGAGGGCTTCGATTATGTCCTTGATATTTTAGAAGACTCTGTAAGCGGTTTTTTGGAAAGTATTTCTTGA
- a CDS encoding phycoerythrobilin:ferredoxin oxidoreductase: MLIQDTIFYRPDWRWHNFLKYLTNNLSKYNCLEKTIPSEYSYKDSTYGSKKSKKNVNLSTWGVTHKKRIKFARAVCINSPNYSVLNFLIIPNTIYNVPFFGVDFVSLPNSYLLVLDFQPSLKIQNQYNNDLLEKLIKLKNHCHSSLPLAEKMSADVARFFSPGVIWSKLPKEERSDFLITNQLYTSFKEYLDLYLEILFESKEVNIELQKELTNGQINYLNYRRDNDPARPMLSSLFGQEFTESLIEEVLFTT; encoded by the coding sequence ATGTTAATACAAGATACTATTTTTTATAGGCCAGATTGGAGATGGCATAATTTTTTAAAATATTTAACAAATAATTTAAGTAAATATAACTGCTTAGAAAAAACAATACCCTCGGAATATTCTTATAAAGATTCAACTTATGGTTCAAAAAAATCAAAAAAAAATGTGAATCTATCTACTTGGGGTGTAACGCATAAAAAAAGAATTAAATTCGCAAGGGCAGTTTGCATAAATAGTCCAAATTATTCTGTTTTGAATTTTTTAATTATTCCTAATACTATTTATAATGTCCCATTTTTTGGAGTAGATTTTGTTTCTCTACCTAATAGTTATTTATTAGTGTTAGATTTTCAGCCTTCATTAAAAATACAAAATCAATACAATAATGATTTATTAGAAAAACTTATAAAACTTAAAAATCATTGTCATTCATCACTCCCATTAGCTGAAAAAATGTCTGCTGATGTAGCTAGATTTTTTTCTCCAGGAGTAATATGGTCAAAATTACCAAAAGAAGAAAGGAGTGATTTTTTAATTACTAATCAGCTGTATACTTCATTTAAGGAATATCTTGATTTGTATTTGGAAATTCTTTTCGAAAGCAAAGAAGTCAATATTGAACTACAAAAAGAATTAACAAATGGTCAAATTAATTATTTAAATTATAGAAGAGATAACGATCCAGCAAGACCAATGTTGTCGAGTTTGTTTGGTCAAGAATTTACTGAATCTTTAATTGAAGAAGTTTTATTTACTACTTAA
- a CDS encoding 15,16-dihydrobiliverdin:ferredoxin oxidoreductase, translating to MFDSLVDFLKTNIDQLNGHEVQISSEFKEHHNEDSKYIIKNWLFSSPEYRKWRITRLDGGKKLQVFNTVAYPNFESELPILGADILWFGTSQKLLAILDYQPLIQESKYLEKYCSSLGIIKEEYSAFDNNKMKNIYDSKKYFSPWVIICRGNKLNLDRDLNDIFHSFVNNYLNIYKSNPVNQFLNSEEIKINQIKYDKYSFEKDPADKLFKSFFGEKWTKKFINKFLFTLNNEIIH from the coding sequence ATGTTTGATTCATTAGTTGATTTCCTTAAAACCAATATTGATCAATTAAATGGACATGAAGTACAAATATCTAGTGAATTCAAAGAACATCACAATGAAGACTCAAAATATATTATTAAAAATTGGCTTTTTTCATCTCCAGAATATAGAAAGTGGCGAATAACAAGATTAGATGGTGGCAAAAAACTGCAAGTGTTTAATACGGTCGCATATCCTAATTTTGAAAGTGAATTGCCTATTTTAGGAGCTGATATTTTATGGTTTGGAACTTCTCAAAAGTTATTAGCAATACTTGATTATCAACCTTTAATTCAAGAAAGCAAATATCTTGAAAAATATTGTTCAAGTTTAGGTATTATTAAAGAAGAATATTCTGCATTTGATAATAATAAAATGAAGAATATATATGATTCAAAAAAGTATTTTTCCCCATGGGTGATTATATGTAGAGGAAATAAATTAAATCTTGATAGAGATTTAAATGATATATTCCATTCATTTGTAAATAATTATTTGAACATTTATAAATCGAATCCTGTTAATCAATTTTTAAATTCAGAAGAAATAAAGATTAATCAAATTAAATATGATAAGTACAGTTTTGAAAAAGACCCTGCAGATAAATTGTTTAAATCTTTTTTTGGAGAAAAATGGACAAAAAAATTTATCAATAAATTTCTATTTACACTAAATAATGAGATTATTCATTGA
- a CDS encoding heme oxygenase (biliverdin-producing), whose product MAVALAGQLREGTKKSHTMAENTGFVACFLKGVVEKKSYRKLISDLYFVYAAMEEEIERLVNEEHPVIKPIGFKSLFRKETLVNDLKFYFGENWKNEINISHSAKEYVERIREVAKNSPELLVGHHYTRYIGDLSGGQILKRIAKKALNLQGNDGLNFYEFELIADEKKFKEEYSLTLNQLPINQKTADQIIDEANQAFTYNMKMFKELEGNLIAVLGKIVFNYITKKVRKGSTET is encoded by the coding sequence ATGGCAGTTGCTCTTGCAGGACAATTAAGAGAAGGGACAAAAAAATCCCATACTATGGCAGAAAATACTGGCTTTGTGGCTTGTTTTTTAAAAGGAGTTGTTGAAAAAAAATCTTATAGAAAATTAATTAGTGATTTATATTTTGTTTATGCAGCTATGGAAGAAGAAATTGAAAGACTGGTAAATGAGGAACATCCCGTAATAAAACCTATAGGTTTTAAATCATTATTCAGGAAAGAAACTCTTGTAAATGATCTTAAATTTTATTTTGGTGAAAACTGGAAGAACGAAATTAATATTTCTCATTCAGCAAAAGAATATGTTGAAAGAATACGAGAGGTCGCTAAAAATTCACCAGAGCTCTTAGTTGGTCACCACTACACTCGCTACATAGGAGATTTATCTGGGGGGCAAATCTTGAAAAGGATCGCTAAAAAAGCATTAAATTTGCAGGGAAATGATGGTTTAAATTTTTATGAGTTTGAATTAATTGCTGATGAAAAGAAATTCAAGGAAGAATATTCCCTTACTTTGAATCAACTTCCTATAAATCAAAAGACGGCTGATCAAATTATTGATGAAGCTAATCAAGCTTTTACTTACAATATGAAAATGTTTAAGGAGCTTGAAGGAAACTTGATTGCTGTTTTAGGCAAGATTGTATTCAATTACATTACAAAAAAAGTTAGGAAAGGAAGTACCGAGACCTAA
- a CDS encoding NADP-dependent isocitrate dehydrogenase translates to MPKFEKLTLPYEGEIITFNQGKPNVPNNPIVPFIRGDGTGVDIWPATQIVLDSAIKKSYGNERKINWFKVYAGDEACELYGTYNYLPQDTIEAIKHFGVAIKGPLTTPIGGGIRSLNVALRQIFDLYSCVRPCKYYSGTPSPHKNPQNLDVIVYRENTEDIYMGIEWEAEDNNCLELINHLNNVVIPKSKNLKNRSIPDGSGIGIKPVSKSGSQRHIKKAIEHAKRLSGDKRHVTLVHKGNIMKYTEGAFRDWGYELAVNEFREDCITERESWILDNIQKNPEITIENNARKIEPGFDKLTNNKKAFICEEIKEVIASISNSHGDGKWKELILIDDRIADSIFQQIQTRPQEYSILATLNLNGDYVSDAAAAIVGGLGMAPGANIGDNAAIFEATHGTAPKHAGLNKINPGSVILSGVMMLEYFGWNEAANLITNGLSKAIEQKKVTYDLARLMEPKVEPLSCSSFAEEIISNF, encoded by the coding sequence ATGCCAAAATTTGAAAAATTAACTTTACCTTATGAAGGCGAGATAATAACTTTTAATCAAGGCAAACCTAATGTTCCTAATAATCCAATTGTCCCATTTATTAGAGGTGATGGTACTGGAGTTGATATTTGGCCTGCAACTCAAATCGTTCTTGATTCAGCTATTAAAAAAAGCTATGGAAATGAAAGAAAAATTAATTGGTTTAAAGTCTATGCAGGTGATGAAGCTTGTGAACTGTATGGAACATATAACTACCTCCCTCAAGATACTATTGAAGCAATCAAACACTTTGGTGTTGCAATCAAAGGTCCTTTAACGACTCCCATCGGTGGAGGTATTAGATCTCTTAATGTTGCATTAAGGCAAATATTTGATTTATATAGCTGCGTTAGACCATGCAAATATTATTCTGGAACTCCAAGCCCTCATAAAAATCCCCAAAATTTAGACGTTATTGTTTATAGAGAAAATACTGAGGACATCTATATGGGAATTGAATGGGAAGCGGAGGATAATAATTGTCTTGAATTAATTAATCACTTAAATAACGTTGTCATACCAAAAAGTAAAAATTTAAAAAATAGATCCATACCCGACGGATCAGGTATTGGAATAAAACCTGTGAGTAAATCTGGTAGCCAAAGGCATATTAAAAAAGCTATTGAACATGCCAAAAGATTATCAGGAGATAAAAGGCATGTGACTCTTGTACATAAAGGGAATATTATGAAATATACTGAAGGTGCATTCAGAGATTGGGGATACGAATTAGCAGTAAATGAATTTAGAGAAGATTGTATTACAGAAAGAGAAAGCTGGATTTTAGATAATATTCAGAAAAATCCAGAAATTACAATTGAAAATAATGCTCGAAAAATTGAACCAGGTTTTGACAAGCTTACAAATAACAAAAAAGCATTCATTTGCGAAGAAATTAAAGAAGTTATTGCATCAATATCAAATTCTCACGGAGATGGAAAATGGAAAGAACTTATTCTTATTGATGATCGGATAGCTGACAGTATATTTCAACAAATACAAACTAGACCTCAAGAATATTCAATTCTTGCAACCTTAAATCTCAATGGAGACTATGTTTCTGATGCAGCTGCAGCAATTGTTGGTGGCCTAGGTATGGCTCCTGGTGCAAATATTGGAGATAATGCAGCAATTTTCGAAGCTACGCACGGTACTGCGCCAAAACATGCAGGCTTAAATAAGATTAATCCAGGCTCAGTAATTCTTAGTGGTGTAATGATGCTTGAATATTTTGGTTGGAATGAGGCAGCTAACTTAATTACTAATGGTTTAAGTAAGGCCATAGAGCAAAAAAAAGTCACCTATGATCTAGCACGCTTAATGGAACCAAAAGTAGAACCCTTATCCTGCAGCAGTTTTGCTGAAGAAATTATCTCAAATTTCTAA
- a CDS encoding four-carbon acid sugar kinase family protein has product MKFVVIDDDPTGSQTVHDCLLLLKWDCSTLVKGFESKSNLFFILANTRSLSENDAKLTIEEICKNLKTVITSQAYEEEIIFISRGDSTLRGHNYLEPIALNSCIGPFDATFHIPAFIEGKRLTINGSHFVDKTPISQTIFAKDKIFGYETSNVKNLLFQQSKSQINFEDIQNLLLSDIEMLNDEENNIVFKTLKNLKNNKHVVVDVANYSQLKKFSLVIKKLIKQKKFLFRTAASFISSISEKKSVSQSEIFFSNLRIRNKEKSFLPGLIIVGSYVELSTIQLNNLLEISNCNPVELDVFEFFKITSSDNNQKRRNLFKNKFLKEIRFSFEKGKTPVLFTSRKFMTLDASGLFNFYNLLACFIAELVADLKYEIGYLISKGGITTNLILSKGLNADYVYLEGQILTGISVVTYNLKNGEKLPIVTHPGNIGTKDSLVSIWKVFENKNNF; this is encoded by the coding sequence ATGAAATTTGTCGTTATAGATGATGATCCCACAGGCTCTCAAACTGTTCACGATTGCTTATTACTGCTTAAGTGGGACTGCTCAACTTTAGTCAAAGGTTTTGAATCTAAATCTAATTTATTTTTTATTTTGGCTAACACAAGGTCACTATCTGAAAATGATGCGAAATTAACAATAGAGGAAATTTGCAAAAATCTTAAGACTGTAATTACTTCTCAAGCCTATGAAGAAGAAATTATTTTTATAAGTAGAGGAGACTCTACTCTTCGCGGACATAACTATTTAGAGCCAATAGCTCTAAATAGTTGCATAGGTCCTTTTGATGCTACTTTTCATATTCCAGCTTTCATAGAGGGTAAAAGATTAACAATTAATGGATCTCATTTTGTTGATAAAACTCCTATTAGTCAAACAATTTTTGCAAAAGATAAAATTTTTGGATATGAGACAAGTAATGTCAAGAATCTTTTATTTCAGCAGAGTAAATCGCAAATAAATTTTGAAGATATTCAAAATCTTTTATTGTCAGATATCGAAATGCTAAATGATGAAGAAAATAATATTGTTTTTAAAACACTAAAGAACTTGAAGAATAACAAACATGTAGTTGTAGATGTAGCAAATTATTCTCAACTCAAAAAATTTTCTTTAGTAATTAAAAAATTAATTAAACAAAAAAAATTCCTTTTTCGAACTGCAGCAAGTTTTATAAGTTCAATCTCTGAGAAAAAAAGTGTCTCTCAGAGTGAAATATTTTTCTCTAATTTAAGAATAAGAAATAAAGAAAAGAGTTTTCTTCCAGGATTGATAATTGTTGGATCTTATGTAGAACTTTCAACAATACAATTAAATAATTTATTAGAGATAAGTAATTGCAATCCAGTTGAATTAGATGTTTTTGAATTCTTTAAAATTACTTCATCAGATAATAATCAGAAGCGAAGGAATTTGTTTAAAAATAAATTTTTGAAAGAAATTAGATTTTCTTTTGAGAAAGGAAAAACTCCTGTTTTGTTTACTTCAAGAAAATTTATGACTTTAGATGCTTCTGGACTATTTAATTTCTATAATTTACTTGCTTGTTTTATTGCTGAATTAGTCGCAGATTTGAAGTATGAAATAGGATATTTGATTTCAAAAGGTGGAATAACAACAAATTTGATTCTTAGTAAAGGACTTAATGCAGATTATGTTTATCTTGAGGGACAGATTTTAACTGGCATTTCAGTGGTGACTTACAATCTAAAAAATGGCGAAAAACTTCCCATTGTTACTCATCCTGGAAACATTGGCACCAAAGATTCACTGGTTAGTATTTGGAAAGTTTTTGAAAATAAAAATAATTTTTAA
- a CDS encoding galactose mutarotase, with product MQIKLSNKDQGIFVFQLDKSNYIKFCPERGGVITNWVSDGNEILYFDETRFMDKTKSIRGGIPILFPICGNLNTSSSVFGNGYLQLPQHGFARDLQWQYSFNENEKFLCLFLNASKQTKKYYPFDFELKIEVTLKINFLEFEITIHNKTDFAMPINFGLHPYFNISDFKNLEFVDNPLNCQDQERNTISNTLDELNKINLGVDLLMYTSGRSSFRDKIFKREVTLNHPYPFDLGVIWSDPPRRMICLEPWTSPRNSFVDGFRNIMIPSNDSKRLNSSIQIKSLK from the coding sequence GTGCAAATTAAATTATCTAATAAGGACCAAGGGATTTTTGTCTTTCAATTAGATAAAAGTAATTACATTAAATTTTGTCCTGAAAGAGGAGGCGTTATTACAAATTGGGTTTCGGATGGTAATGAAATACTTTATTTCGATGAAACAAGATTTATGGACAAGACAAAAAGTATTAGGGGAGGCATTCCAATCTTGTTTCCAATTTGTGGAAATCTCAATACATCTAGTTCAGTATTTGGAAATGGTTATTTGCAATTACCACAACATGGTTTCGCTAGGGATTTGCAATGGCAATACTCCTTCAATGAAAATGAAAAATTTTTATGTTTATTCTTAAATGCATCTAAACAAACCAAAAAATATTATCCTTTCGATTTCGAACTAAAAATAGAAGTTACCTTGAAAATTAACTTTTTAGAATTTGAAATTACAATCCATAACAAAACAGATTTTGCTATGCCTATAAATTTTGGATTGCATCCTTATTTTAATATTTCGGATTTCAAAAATTTAGAGTTTGTTGATAATCCACTTAATTGTCAGGATCAAGAAAGGAATACTATAAGTAATACTTTGGATGAATTAAACAAAATTAATTTAGGAGTTGATCTACTTATGTATACTTCCGGTAGAAGCTCTTTTCGAGATAAGATTTTTAAAAGAGAGGTAACTTTAAATCATCCATATCCTTTTGATTTAGGCGTTATTTGGAGTGATCCTCCAAGAAGAATGATATGTCTCGAACCTTGGACTAGTCCCCGAAATTCTTTTGTTGATGGATTTAGAAACATTATGATTCCTTCAAATGATAGTAAAAGGTTAAATTCCTCAATACAAATAAAATCTCTTAAGTAA
- a CDS encoding alpha/beta fold hydrolase, producing the protein MEKSALIDSDVNFDWNFLNYPIHTITAKPKQISKECAILLIHGFGASTDHWRFNIPTLSNKYEVHAMDLLGFGKSPKPQDVEYSGSLWKDQVVAYVQEKIKKPTIVVGNSLGGYAALAAGAELNDLNAGVILLNAAGYFSEEKTIKKNMLQTSIETVAGIFLKNIVLQRLIFENMRNPKNIKKTLNQVYVDKKNVDDFLVESIRKPSLDFGAFNVFRSVFNPSGPQGLPLDKLFAKLNAPLLLLWGGKDPWMNTPKKRNLYKKFTPKNTKEIILDAGHCPHDEIPELVNQHILDWVDSL; encoded by the coding sequence ATGGAAAAATCAGCTCTGATAGATAGTGATGTAAATTTTGACTGGAATTTTTTAAATTACCCAATACATACTATTACTGCTAAGCCTAAGCAAATATCAAAAGAATGTGCAATTTTATTAATTCATGGTTTCGGGGCCTCTACGGATCATTGGAGATTCAATATCCCTACTTTAAGTAACAAATATGAAGTTCATGCGATGGATCTTCTCGGTTTTGGAAAAAGTCCTAAGCCCCAGGATGTTGAATATTCAGGATCTTTATGGAAGGATCAGGTTGTTGCTTATGTACAAGAGAAAATAAAAAAACCCACAATTGTTGTTGGAAATTCATTAGGTGGTTATGCGGCATTAGCAGCTGGTGCAGAATTAAATGATCTAAATGCAGGAGTGATATTACTGAATGCTGCAGGATATTTTAGTGAAGAAAAAACTATTAAAAAGAATATGTTGCAAACTTCAATTGAAACAGTTGCCGGCATATTTTTGAAAAATATTGTTCTTCAACGTTTGATTTTTGAGAATATGAGAAATCCAAAAAATATTAAAAAAACTTTAAATCAAGTTTATGTTGATAAAAAAAATGTTGATGATTTTTTAGTTGAGTCAATAAGGAAGCCTTCATTAGATTTCGGAGCTTTTAATGTTTTTAGAAGTGTATTTAACCCATCAGGTCCTCAGGGATTGCCGTTGGATAAGCTATTCGCAAAACTAAATGCACCATTATTACTTCTTTGGGGAGGGAAAGATCCATGGATGAACACGCCAAAAAAAAGAAATCTATACAAAAAATTTACACCAAAGAATACAAAAGAAATTATTCTTGATGCAGGACATTGCCCTCATGATGAGATACCTGAATTAGTTAATCAGCATATATTGGATTGGGTTGATTCTCTTTGA
- a CDS encoding cation:proton antiporter, whose product MYSLLAELSAHDLEVAETLIGVIRFLLIFLAARALAEVLVRLSLPTIVGELLAGVVIGASGFHLLIPPSAGTELNEGLVNVISSLASIPPEAVPDVYFESFPSLQAVATLGLYALLFLTGLESELEELVAVGAQAFTVAMAGVILPFAFGTLGLMFIFQVDLIPAVFAGASMTATSIGITASVFGELGYLKTREGQIVIGAAVLDDILGIVILAVVVALAAGGSLEIAPIIKLVAAAVVFVIAAIALSRTAAPGFDWLLDRLKAPGAVVVASFVILVLCCFVATAIGLEAALGAFAAGLILSSSKNNHAIQQSVLPLVSLFATIFFVLVGAGMDLSVINPLDPTSRSALVVAGFLLVVAIIGKIAAGWVFSSDKPTNRLVVGLGMMPRGEVGLIFLGLGTSAKLLTPSLEAAILLMVIGTTFLAPVLLRIVLKDKPPNDGNKISDDVAADPVGLL is encoded by the coding sequence ATGTATTCTTTACTTGCTGAATTAAGTGCACATGATTTAGAAGTCGCTGAAACGTTGATAGGAGTTATAAGGTTTCTATTGATATTTTTAGCTGCAAGAGCATTAGCAGAAGTCTTAGTAAGATTAAGTTTACCAACCATTGTAGGCGAGCTTCTTGCAGGGGTTGTAATAGGGGCCTCAGGATTCCATTTGTTGATACCGCCCTCAGCTGGAACCGAATTAAATGAAGGGCTTGTAAATGTTATTAGCTCATTAGCGTCGATTCCACCAGAAGCTGTACCTGATGTTTATTTCGAAAGTTTTCCATCCCTCCAGGCAGTAGCAACTCTCGGGTTATATGCTCTTTTATTTTTAACGGGATTAGAAAGTGAGTTAGAGGAATTAGTAGCTGTCGGAGCTCAGGCTTTCACTGTCGCAATGGCTGGCGTAATTTTACCCTTTGCCTTTGGTACTCTTGGATTAATGTTTATTTTCCAGGTAGATCTAATTCCAGCAGTTTTTGCTGGAGCATCCATGACGGCAACAAGTATAGGAATTACTGCAAGTGTTTTTGGTGAGTTGGGATATTTAAAAACTAGAGAAGGGCAGATCGTTATTGGAGCGGCTGTTTTGGATGATATTTTGGGTATTGTTATTCTTGCAGTTGTAGTCGCCCTTGCTGCAGGAGGTTCTTTAGAAATTGCGCCCATTATTAAATTAGTTGCAGCAGCTGTAGTATTTGTTATTGCTGCGATCGCATTAAGTAGAACAGCTGCCCCAGGTTTTGACTGGTTATTAGATAGGTTAAAGGCCCCTGGAGCTGTAGTGGTAGCTTCTTTTGTGATACTTGTATTGTGTTGTTTTGTCGCAACAGCAATTGGATTGGAAGCAGCTTTAGGTGCTTTTGCTGCTGGACTTATTCTTAGTAGTTCTAAAAATAATCACGCAATTCAACAATCCGTTTTACCTCTAGTATCTTTATTCGCAACTATTTTCTTCGTATTAGTAGGTGCTGGAATGGATTTATCAGTTATCAATCCACTCGATCCAACAAGTAGGTCAGCACTTGTAGTTGCAGGATTTTTACTAGTTGTAGCAATTATTGGAAAAATTGCAGCAGGATGGGTATTTTCAAGTGATAAACCCACAAATAGATTAGTTGTAGGTTTGGGTATGATGCCTAGAGGAGAGGTTGGTTTAATATTCCTTGGATTAGGAACAAGCGCTAAGTTGTTAACTCCTTCTCTTGAAGCAGCTATTTTATTAATGGTTATTGGAACTACATTTCTTGCACCTGTTCTTTTAAGAATTGTTCTAAAAGATAAGCCCCCAAATGATGGCAATAAAATTTCAGATGATGTTGCAGCTGATCCTGTCGGTCTTCTTTAG